Below is a genomic region from Nitrospirota bacterium.
TCGTCATCGGGACTTCCTTCGGCATCTTCACGCCATAGTATTTGGCATCGTAGGCGGTCCAGCGGGGCGTCGGGATCTCGATGACGCGCGCATAGTAGAACGCGCGCAGCGCCGGGTCGAAATTCGGATCTTTCCACACCGTGATCAGCTCCGGGTCGCCGATCGTGTTGGTCCAGAGCGCATTCTTCACATCTACGGTATTGCCGACCGGCGGAAGCTTACCCTTGGAGTCGGGCTTACGTTTGGCGGGATCGGCCCAGACCACGTCAAAGACTTTCTCCTGCACGTCACCTTTGGCGTCGAGCCAGCCTTTGACGATCTGGATGCGATCCAGATTCG
It encodes:
- a CDS encoding DUF3604 domain-containing protein gives rise to the protein VGYTKGVPMGGDLRDAPKGKSPTFLVAALKDPIGANLDRIQIVKGWLDAKGDVQEKVFDVVWADPAKRKPDSKGKLPPVGNTVDVKNALWTNTIGDPELITVWKDPNFDPALRAFYYARVIEIPTPRWTAYDAKYYGVKMPKEVPMTTQERAYTSPIWYTPGK